One Cohnella candidum genomic region harbors:
- a CDS encoding DoxX family protein: MHVFSIVLQSLLLAYYLFSGTAKVVGAKYWVDIFEHLGLSQKFRVTTGFVQLIGAAALIAGYWLTWATPWASVWLSVTMLVACFVHVKVRDPIGKTAPALVFALLNLTILSMHASELSKLF; the protein is encoded by the coding sequence ATGCACGTTTTCTCGATCGTTCTGCAAAGCCTGCTGCTCGCGTACTACCTCTTTTCCGGCACCGCCAAAGTCGTCGGTGCCAAGTACTGGGTCGACATTTTCGAGCACCTTGGACTTTCGCAAAAGTTTCGCGTGACGACCGGCTTCGTCCAACTGATTGGCGCCGCGGCGCTCATCGCCGGCTACTGGTTGACATGGGCGACTCCCTGGGCCAGCGTATGGCTGAGCGTCACGATGCTCGTTGCCTGCTTTGTGCACGTAAAGGTCCGAGATCCGATCGGAAAGACGGCTCCTGCCCTCGTTTTTGCTCTATTAAACCTCACGATCCTATCCATGCACGCAAGCGAACTGTCCAAACTCTTCTGA
- a CDS encoding ABC transporter ATP-binding protein, which produces MTNVSKKYGKQAALQDISLSVPIGKIIGIVGGNGSGKSTLLKLMSGLSLPTSGSVTVNGETASRRIGRVVSYSSDAGSFYPIFTVREALRFQASQFADFNLAKADEIIKLMKLDPHMKIKALSKGNRGRLQIVLTLAREVPYILMDEPLSGLDPMVRESIVKGIISYVDLQSQSLIMTSHEVTEIETLIDGFIALKDGSLLRMADMEDLHESEALSLADWMKKSYV; this is translated from the coding sequence ATGACGAACGTTTCGAAGAAATACGGTAAACAGGCCGCGCTTCAGGACATCTCATTGTCGGTGCCGATCGGTAAAATCATAGGCATTGTGGGCGGGAATGGCAGCGGAAAGTCGACGTTGTTGAAATTAATGTCCGGACTCTCGCTGCCGACAAGCGGGAGTGTGACGGTAAACGGAGAGACGGCCAGTCGACGAATCGGCAGAGTCGTTTCCTACTCCTCCGACGCGGGTTCGTTTTATCCTATATTCACGGTAAGAGAGGCTTTGCGTTTTCAAGCATCGCAATTTGCCGACTTTAACCTTGCGAAAGCGGACGAAATCATAAAGTTGATGAAGCTCGATCCACATATGAAAATCAAAGCGCTCTCGAAAGGAAACCGCGGCCGATTGCAAATCGTGCTTACTTTGGCCAGGGAAGTACCCTACATTCTGATGGATGAACCCTTGTCCGGGCTGGATCCGATGGTACGCGAGTCTATCGTCAAAGGAATCATTTCCTATGTGGATTTGCAATCCCAATCCTTAATCATGACCAGCCATGAAGTGACGGAAATCGAAACCTTAATTGACGGGTTCATTGCGCTGAAAGACGGTTCATTGCTGAGAATGGCCGATATGGAAGATTTGCATGAATCAGAGGCGCTAAGCCTGGCGGATTGGATGAAGAAATCCTATGTCTAA
- a CDS encoding DUF421 domain-containing protein: protein MHFFKGQDSLTAIEWILRSVVSFIFLTISTKMMGQRTISQLRFLDFVIALTLGNIIANPLSDERLGLKGPMITTVSLILLYVIAIWLGLKIPKLKQFFEPPATPLIVDGKLHYRSLSKAKLSIEHLYAELRKSNAEDITKVAFAAMEPGGTLSVFLKPAYQPVTPTDLKLSAPSFNLTRPIITDGHTVHDLLQEIGKDQAWLETEIRPHELKNVILATVDNKMTVQVHLVRESDKHS from the coding sequence GTGCATTTTTTCAAGGGCCAAGACTCATTGACGGCGATCGAATGGATTTTGCGAAGCGTCGTCTCTTTTATCTTTCTGACCATCTCAACGAAAATGATGGGCCAACGTACGATATCGCAGCTCAGATTTCTGGATTTCGTCATCGCGCTTACGCTCGGCAATATCATCGCCAATCCTTTATCCGACGAGCGGCTGGGATTGAAAGGCCCGATGATTACGACCGTTTCGCTTATTCTCCTGTACGTTATCGCGATTTGGCTCGGTCTGAAGATCCCGAAGCTCAAGCAATTTTTCGAGCCGCCCGCCACCCCCTTGATCGTGGACGGAAAGCTGCATTACCGGAGCCTGTCGAAAGCGAAATTGTCTATCGAGCATTTATATGCCGAACTCCGGAAATCCAACGCGGAGGACATCACCAAGGTGGCTTTTGCGGCCATGGAGCCGGGCGGTACGCTGTCCGTTTTTCTCAAGCCCGCTTATCAACCCGTAACGCCAACGGACTTGAAATTGTCAGCTCCATCTTTCAATTTGACGAGACCGATTATTACGGACGGCCACACGGTACATGATTTGTTGCAGGAAATCGGCAAGGATCAAGCGTGGCTGGAAACGGAGATACGTCCGCATGAGCTGAAAAATGTCATTTTAGCCACGGTAGATAACAAAATGACGGTACAGGTTCACTTGGTGCGGGAATCCGATAAACATTCCTAA
- the nrdF gene encoding class 1b ribonucleoside-diphosphate reductase subunit beta: MFDLKAFEAVNWNRNQHELTKVFWDQQWKQIWFPEEIAVSKDIKQWQDFAHQDTYKKVLGGLTLLDTIQTNIGMNEIARYEPNLQEKALYTVFASFEAIHAKSYSYIFTTLCTNGEIDNIFDWVKRNEYLQYKAKRISDVYLAIEEGDEVSLWKAMFASVMLESFLFYSGFFFPLYLGGQGVLRNSAEVISLILRDESIHGVAIGYFAQQRFKQFTAEQKEQLTVWGCELLLDLYHNEMSYTNDLYAETGLSPDVKSYVRYNANKALMNIGFEVMFPDEEVNPIVMNGIRNEGSTYDFFSQKGSTYAVAKVAPITDDTFKF, encoded by the coding sequence ATGTTCGATCTAAAAGCGTTCGAAGCGGTCAACTGGAACCGGAATCAGCATGAGCTGACCAAGGTGTTCTGGGACCAGCAATGGAAGCAAATCTGGTTTCCGGAAGAAATCGCGGTGAGCAAGGACATCAAGCAGTGGCAGGATTTCGCGCATCAGGATACGTACAAGAAAGTGCTCGGCGGGCTGACCCTGCTCGATACGATCCAGACGAATATCGGGATGAACGAAATCGCGCGTTACGAGCCGAACCTGCAAGAGAAAGCCCTGTACACGGTTTTCGCTTCCTTCGAGGCCATTCACGCGAAATCGTATTCGTATATCTTCACGACCCTGTGCACGAACGGCGAGATCGACAACATTTTCGATTGGGTTAAGCGCAATGAGTACTTGCAGTACAAGGCGAAAAGAATCAGCGACGTGTACCTGGCGATCGAAGAAGGCGACGAGGTTTCCTTGTGGAAAGCGATGTTCGCGTCGGTCATGCTCGAGTCGTTCCTGTTCTACTCCGGATTCTTTTTCCCGCTGTACTTGGGTGGGCAAGGCGTTCTGAGGAACAGCGCGGAAGTGATTTCGCTCATCCTGCGGGACGAATCCATTCATGGCGTAGCGATTGGGTATTTCGCCCAGCAGCGGTTCAAGCAGTTCACGGCGGAGCAGAAAGAGCAGCTGACGGTCTGGGGCTGCGAGCTTCTGCTCGATCTCTATCATAACGAGATGAGCTATACGAACGATTTGTATGCGGAGACGGGGTTAAGCCCCGACGTGAAAAGCTATGTCCGCTACAATGCCAACAAAGCGTTGATGAACATCGGCTTCGAAGTGATGTTTCCGGACGAGGAAGTCAATCCGATTGTCATGAACGGCATCCGAAACGAAGGCTCGACGTACGATTTCTTTTCGCAGAAGGGTTCCACTTACGCAGTCGCGAAAGTGGCTCCGATTACGGACGATACGTTCAAGTTTTAA
- a CDS encoding SDR family oxidoreductase → MKLSGNTILITGGSAGIGLAFAERFIKAGNTVIVTGRRESVLENAKEKLPSLITRVSDVSVKSERVALFDWVTANHPEVNVLVNNAGIQQRFNVLKADAKNNWSYFNQEIKTNIEAPFQLAMLFAPYFATKEYAAILNVTSGLAYTPFAIAPIYSATKAAVHSFTMSLRHQLSETSVEVIEVAPPAVNTDLGGTGLHVHGEPLEAFADGIFEGLAEGKQEIGYGTSVARLRMSRDEVDEHVANMYKATKNTIE, encoded by the coding sequence ATGAAGCTTTCCGGGAATACCATCCTGATTACGGGCGGAAGCGCCGGCATCGGACTCGCTTTTGCGGAACGTTTTATCAAAGCTGGAAATACGGTCATCGTTACCGGGCGTCGTGAAAGTGTACTGGAAAACGCGAAGGAGAAACTCCCGAGCCTCATCACCCGCGTCAGTGACGTGAGTGTGAAATCCGAGCGTGTCGCATTGTTCGATTGGGTAACGGCGAACCATCCCGAAGTGAACGTACTCGTCAACAATGCCGGCATCCAACAACGGTTTAACGTGTTGAAAGCCGACGCGAAGAACAATTGGAGTTATTTCAATCAAGAAATCAAGACCAACATCGAAGCGCCGTTCCAGCTTGCCATGCTGTTCGCACCCTATTTTGCAACAAAAGAATATGCGGCGATCCTTAACGTGACGTCGGGATTGGCTTATACGCCTTTTGCGATTGCTCCGATTTATTCGGCCACGAAAGCGGCGGTTCACTCGTTTACGATGAGCCTCAGACACCAGCTTTCGGAAACGTCCGTTGAAGTGATTGAAGTTGCTCCTCCGGCCGTGAATACGGATTTGGGCGGAACGGGGCTGCATGTGCATGGAGAACCGTTGGAGGCGTTCGCGGATGGAATTTTTGAAGGATTGGCAGAGGGTAAACAGGAAATCGGATACGGTACTTCCGTTGCTCGCTTGCGCATGTCGCGGGACGAAGTCGACGAACATGTAGCCAATATGTATAAGGCAACGAAAAATACGATCGAATAA
- a CDS encoding MerR family transcriptional regulator — protein MKYCSISEAAARFNIPESTIRFYEKKGLLPLIERDAAGRRLFSEDQMALLGTVICLKNTHMPISGIKQYMDWVIEGDSTTELRLEMMENHKKAVLAEISTMTESLKGIDVKIERYTNRKTKET, from the coding sequence ATGAAGTACTGTTCCATTAGCGAAGCTGCAGCGAGATTCAATATTCCGGAATCTACGATCCGTTTCTATGAGAAAAAAGGACTGCTGCCCCTCATCGAGCGTGATGCAGCCGGGAGGCGGTTATTTTCAGAGGATCAAATGGCGCTCCTGGGAACCGTGATTTGTTTAAAAAACACGCATATGCCGATCAGCGGAATCAAGCAATATATGGACTGGGTAATTGAGGGAGACAGCACCACGGAACTTCGGCTTGAAATGATGGAGAACCACAAGAAAGCCGTACTGGCCGAAATTTCAACGATGACGGAATCCCTCAAAGGGATCGACGTAAAAATTGAACGTTATACAAACCGAAAAACAAAGGAGACTTGA
- a CDS encoding NAD(P)/FAD-dependent oxidoreductase has translation MNRHYDVIVVGARVAGSALAYELSRAGHDVLLVDKSTFPSDILSTHNFYGNSLAMLKDMGVLDRLLQTGTPLYKRAVVQFEDAVIDGEFPEVDGETECFCIRRVHLDQILFEHASSQARVTSIEGFRVTDVLREKSVVTGIAGVRRDGEKEQFTAKLVVGADGRNSTLRDLVKSARIMSVPTDFASYVGYFSGYEQSGDIHAELYKIKDKIAIVFPTSDNLHVVGVMFPLENEEWSGRFALSPETALRDLIHTGFPGTPFPERLRKAVLEGKVRGLRGYDNDWYQGMGEGWALVGDAFSFKDPAVGQGMQDALYSARILTDVLTRYDDWEAHWAEMAATYQRLMEAKMLSRFHMACQFTKNAPFTAEQSAVNRLIAAHSEATRAFLGIYNHANEPQEFERLVGSLLAMNQS, from the coding sequence ATGAACCGACATTACGACGTCATCGTTGTCGGAGCCCGGGTTGCCGGCTCGGCGCTAGCCTATGAATTGTCCAGGGCGGGCCATGATGTTCTGCTCGTGGATAAGAGCACGTTTCCGAGCGACATCTTGTCTACGCACAATTTCTACGGCAACTCCTTGGCGATGCTGAAGGATATGGGCGTCCTGGATCGACTGCTGCAGACCGGCACTCCCCTGTACAAACGGGCGGTCGTCCAATTCGAAGATGCCGTCATCGACGGTGAGTTTCCCGAAGTGGACGGAGAGACCGAGTGCTTTTGCATCAGGCGCGTACATCTCGATCAAATTCTGTTCGAGCATGCGTCGTCACAAGCCCGCGTGACTTCGATTGAAGGTTTCCGTGTCACCGATGTGCTCCGGGAGAAAAGCGTTGTAACCGGGATTGCGGGCGTTCGCCGAGACGGCGAGAAGGAGCAGTTTACGGCCAAGCTCGTCGTCGGCGCCGACGGGCGAAACTCGACGTTGCGGGACCTGGTGAAGAGCGCGCGGATCATGTCCGTTCCGACGGACTTTGCCTCCTATGTCGGCTATTTCTCGGGCTACGAGCAGAGCGGCGACATTCATGCGGAGCTGTACAAAATCAAGGACAAAATCGCCATCGTGTTTCCTACCAGCGACAACCTGCACGTCGTGGGCGTGATGTTCCCGCTGGAAAACGAGGAGTGGAGCGGGCGATTCGCCCTCTCTCCGGAAACCGCGTTGCGCGACCTCATTCACACCGGATTTCCGGGCACCCCGTTCCCGGAACGGCTGCGGAAAGCCGTGCTTGAAGGCAAGGTACGAGGGCTGCGAGGCTACGACAACGATTGGTACCAGGGGATGGGAGAAGGATGGGCGCTAGTCGGCGACGCCTTCTCATTCAAGGACCCCGCCGTCGGGCAAGGCATGCAGGATGCCTTGTATAGCGCGCGGATATTAACCGATGTTTTAACCCGATACGACGATTGGGAAGCTCACTGGGCGGAAATGGCCGCGACGTATCAGAGATTAATGGAAGCGAAAATGTTGTCCCGTTTTCATATGGCCTGCCAATTTACGAAAAATGCTCCGTTTACCGCGGAGCAGAGCGCGGTAAATCGGTTGATCGCCGCTCACTCCGAAGCTACTCGGGCTTTTCTCGGCATCTACAATCATGCGAATGAGCCGCAGGAATTCGAACGGCTGGTCGGGAGCTTGCTGGCGATGAATCAATCCTAA
- a CDS encoding sigma-70 family RNA polymerase sigma factor, with protein MNDEHGVTEQFEAHRSHLRSVAYRMLGSWNEADDAVQESWIRLNRSDANGIENVGGWLTTVVSRVCLDMLRSRKARREESMEAQVIGQSLEEQAGGDPENEAIMADSIGVALLVVLGALNPEERIAFVLHDIFALPYAEIAPIVGRSEIAARQLASRARRRIQGAKPAASTDLNVQRRLVDSFLAAARKGDFDALLTVLDPSVVLRSDFKNVPNEVSGPRAVAEQLMGGGAKAAHAVIVNGDVGVVVSPGGQLLLVLALTYANGLIAGVEVISDTSRLKDLNLIELSE; from the coding sequence ATGAACGACGAGCATGGAGTAACGGAACAATTCGAGGCCCACCGGTCTCATCTGCGTTCCGTCGCATACCGAATGCTGGGAAGCTGGAACGAGGCGGACGATGCCGTCCAGGAATCTTGGATCCGGCTCAACCGCTCGGATGCGAACGGAATCGAAAATGTCGGGGGATGGCTGACGACCGTCGTCTCGCGGGTGTGCCTTGACATGCTGCGGTCTCGCAAAGCCCGGCGGGAAGAATCGATGGAAGCTCAGGTCATCGGGCAGTCCCTGGAGGAACAGGCAGGAGGGGACCCGGAAAACGAAGCGATCATGGCCGACTCGATCGGGGTCGCGCTGCTGGTCGTGCTCGGCGCCTTGAATCCGGAAGAACGCATCGCGTTCGTTCTGCACGACATCTTCGCCTTACCCTATGCGGAGATCGCCCCCATCGTGGGACGCTCCGAGATTGCCGCGAGGCAGCTCGCGAGCCGGGCGCGCCGCCGCATACAAGGGGCCAAACCTGCTGCCTCGACCGACCTCAACGTTCAGAGGAGGCTTGTCGATTCCTTCCTCGCGGCGGCAAGGAAAGGGGACTTTGATGCTTTGCTTACCGTGCTCGATCCTTCGGTAGTCCTGCGCAGCGACTTCAAGAACGTCCCGAACGAAGTCTCTGGCCCCCGTGCCGTGGCCGAACAGCTTATGGGCGGAGGCGCCAAAGCCGCTCATGCGGTAATCGTCAATGGCGACGTCGGCGTCGTCGTTTCCCCGGGCGGACAGCTGCTTCTTGTGCTCGCTCTCACGTACGCGAACGGACTCATCGCCGGCGTCGAGGTGATTTCCGATACGTCCCGACTGAAGGATCTCAACTTGATCGAACTAAGCGAATAA
- a CDS encoding endo-1,4-beta-xylanase, with the protein MPNANQWAHRMTKKTIKLVDAAGNPVARKEVAFRQTHHQFLFGCGIFDAVEVANRNVPADRLAFLERKLDLFLEVFNGATLPFYWGRFEPEKGKPQTKELQAAARWLKERNITVKGHPLCWHTVTAPWLLEMSNEEILNAQLARIERDVSDFKGLIDTWDVINEVVIMPIFDKYDNGITRISKDLGRVGIVKEMFKKGRESNPGATLLLNDFNTSINYEILIDGCLNAGISIDAIGIQSHQHQGYWGREKLEEVLERFSHFGLPIHFTENTLTSGHLMPADIEDLNDYQFPEWPSTPEFEERQAREIEEMYSILFRHPLVEAITTWNFSDEGAWLGAPAGIVRVDNSPKPAYELLKKLIKQDWSTNVISTTDDNGIVTIEGFLGDYDLVCGDRKVSIKLDKNAGTAQLVI; encoded by the coding sequence ATGCCGAACGCCAATCAGTGGGCACACCGGATGACAAAGAAGACGATCAAGCTTGTGGACGCGGCTGGTAACCCCGTTGCCCGCAAAGAAGTGGCGTTTCGACAGACCCACCATCAGTTCCTGTTCGGCTGCGGTATTTTCGATGCCGTCGAAGTCGCGAATCGTAACGTACCGGCAGACCGACTGGCATTTCTGGAACGGAAACTGGATTTGTTCTTAGAGGTATTCAACGGGGCGACGCTGCCTTTCTATTGGGGGAGGTTCGAGCCGGAGAAGGGGAAACCGCAGACGAAAGAATTGCAAGCTGCCGCAAGGTGGTTAAAAGAGCGAAATATCACCGTCAAAGGACATCCTCTCTGCTGGCATACCGTAACGGCCCCTTGGCTGCTGGAGATGAGCAACGAAGAGATCCTGAACGCGCAGTTGGCCAGAATCGAGCGTGACGTCTCCGATTTCAAAGGACTCATCGATACGTGGGATGTCATCAATGAAGTCGTGATCATGCCGATTTTCGACAAGTACGACAACGGCATCACGAGAATCAGCAAAGATCTCGGACGCGTAGGCATCGTGAAAGAAATGTTCAAGAAGGGGCGAGAATCGAACCCCGGCGCGACGCTGCTGCTCAATGACTTCAATACCTCGATTAACTACGAAATCCTAATCGACGGATGCTTAAACGCGGGCATTTCCATTGACGCGATCGGGATCCAGTCGCACCAGCATCAAGGATATTGGGGACGCGAGAAATTAGAGGAAGTCTTGGAGCGTTTCTCGCACTTCGGCCTGCCGATCCATTTTACCGAGAATACTTTGACATCCGGACATCTCATGCCGGCTGACATTGAAGACCTGAATGATTATCAATTTCCGGAATGGCCGTCTACACCGGAATTCGAAGAGCGTCAGGCCAGGGAAATCGAAGAAATGTACTCCATTCTGTTCCGGCATCCCCTGGTGGAAGCCATTACGACCTGGAATTTCAGTGACGAAGGCGCATGGCTCGGCGCCCCTGCCGGAATCGTCCGGGTCGACAACAGCCCGAAGCCTGCGTATGAGCTGCTGAAGAAGCTCATCAAACAAGACTGGTCCACGAACGTGATAAGCACGACGGACGATAATGGAATCGTAACGATCGAAGGATTCCTCGGCGATTACGATCTTGTTTGCGGCGATCGCAAAGTCAGCATCAAGTTGGACAAAAACGCCGGAACGGCGCAGTTGGTCATCTAA
- a CDS encoding GntR family transcriptional regulator: MDEFNASKPIYLQLADRIHRQITSGELKAGEKLPSVRDMGIKYGMNPNTVQRAYSELEREGILETRRGQGTFVTERQDRLVQQRDKLKHEQIEQFVQVMQELGYSAAEILSGLEQYLNDMGKGDA; the protein is encoded by the coding sequence ATGGATGAATTTAACGCATCGAAGCCGATTTATTTGCAATTGGCGGACCGCATACACCGACAGATTACCAGCGGAGAATTGAAAGCAGGCGAGAAGCTTCCTTCGGTCCGCGATATGGGGATCAAATACGGCATGAATCCCAATACCGTTCAGCGCGCTTACAGCGAATTGGAACGCGAAGGAATCTTGGAAACGAGAAGAGGCCAAGGCACGTTCGTTACGGAACGACAAGACCGCTTGGTTCAACAGCGCGACAAGTTGAAGCATGAACAAATCGAGCAATTCGTCCAAGTCATGCAAGAGCTGGGATACAGCGCGGCGGAAATCCTGTCGGGGCTGGAACAATATTTGAATGACATGGGGAAAGGAGATGCGTGA